The segment AAATATCTAAGGAACTATATCCGATGGGAATTCGACAGTTAAAGCCAAATACACCCGGAACGCGGCATGCAATATTGCCTACATTTGATGAGATAACAAAATCGTATCCCGAAAAATCTCTCATCAAAATTCTTCCCAGCACTGGGGGGCGAAACAATAATGGACATATTACCTCACGACATCGTGGCGGACGTCATAAACGGTTTTATCGTATTATAGATTTTAAAAGAGAAAAGCGTGGCGTTGCGGCAAAGGTTACTGCTATTGAATATGACCCAAATCGTAATGCACGTATTGCTTTACTTCTTTATGCTGATGGCGCGCGAGCATATATACTTGCCCCAGATGGATTAAAAACAGATGCGGAAGTTTTTGCTGGTCCGGATGCAGACATAAAAGTTGGCAACGCTCTTCCACTTTCAAAAATTCCGGTTGGAACATTTGTTCATAACATTGAACTAAAGCCGGGAAAAGGCGGACAACTCGCACGAAGCGCGGGAACATCAGCGCAATTGATTGCAAAAGAGAATGAAAAAATTCAGATTAAACTTCCTTCCGGACGAGTTGTAACAGTTTCGGAAAATTGTTATGCAACGGTTGGAATTGTAGGAAATCTTGACCACTTCAATATCAGTTATGGAAAAGCTGGAAGAATACGATGGTTGGGAATTCGCCCGCAATCGCGAGGAGTAGTGCAGAATCCCGTTGACCATCCACACGGTGGAGGTGAAGGAAAATCACCGCAAGGCAATCCTCACCCGGTTTCGCCTTGGGGCTGGAAAACCAAAGGTTATAAAACTGTACGAAAGAAAAATAAATAATAATTCGTTGTTTAGTTTTTTGAGAAGAAACAAATAGTTTGTAGAAAAAAATGTCTCGTTCAATTAAAAAAGGTCCGTTTGTAGACCCAAAGTTAGAAAAAAAAGTTAAAGCGATTTCCGGCGGGCAAAAAAAAGTTATCAAAACGTGGTCTCGCGCATCAACGATTACGCCGGATTTTATTGGGCATACGTTTGCAATTCACAATGGCAATAAATTTATCCCCGTGTATATTCACGAAGGAATGGTAGGTCATAAACTTGGTGAATTTGCACCAACTCGTATCTTTCGCGGGCATCCGGGAATGAAAAGTGAAGCGACAACGAAAGCATAAGAGAAATTCAATGGAAGCACGCGCAATTAAACGATATACAAATTCTTCGCCTCGAAAAATGATGCTGATTGTAGATATGATTCGAGGAAAAAATGTTGAAGAAGCATTAACAATGCTCCATTTTTCAACAAAGCATGCTTCAAAAGTATGCGAAAAAACACTTCGTTCTGCGGTGTCAAATTTACAACAGAAAGAAGAAAAAACACGTATTTCTTCAGAACAATTATATGTAAAAGAAGCATATGTGAATCAGGCGCCAACGCTGAGGCGTATTCTTCCCGCGCCGATGGGAAGAGCGTTTCGCATCCGCAAACGTTCGCATCACTTAACATTGGTTGTTGCCGATATTCAGTCAAAGAAAGGTAAAAAATAAATATGTTACATTATACTTTTTCTACCGAGGAGTAACATTGGGTCAAAAAACACATCCGATTGGTTTTCGCCTTGGAGGAATTCGTTCATGGGATTCGAATTGGTATTCGAGTAAGAAAGAATTTTCTCATCAATTACAGGAAGATTTGAATCTTCGAAAATATGTTTTTAACCGTTTGAAGAAAGCGGGTGTTGGGCGAGTACTTATCGAACGGAAAGCGAAACGCCTTGAGGTTACAATTTTTACTTCGCGACCAGGAATAGTTATCGGAAGAAGTGGAAAAGACATCCAGTTGTTAGAAGGGGAACTATGCAAAATTTCAAACAAAGAAATAAAAGTTTTAATCCAAGAAATTAAACGTCCAGAGTTGGATGCGACATTAGTGGGAGAACAAATTGCACAACAAATTGAAGGTCGTGTAACGGTTCGTCGCGCGATGAAAGGCGCAATGATGGCGGCAATGCGAATGGGGGCGATGGGAATACGCGTGATGTGTTCCGGTCGTTTGGGGGGAGCAGAAATTGCGCGCGCTGAACAATACAAGGAGGGACGAATTCCGTTGGGGACGTTGCGTTCCGATATAGATTTTTATCGCGCAACCGCAAATACGGTTTATGGAGCAATCGGCGTGAAAGTGTGGATTTGTCGCGGAGATATTTTGGAAGTAAAACGAGATACCAATTGATTTTTAGCAACAATGTTAGCACCGAAAAGAGTTAAATACCGAAAAGAACAACGGGGAAGAATGAAGGGAATTGCTACGCGAGGAGCGTACCTTTCCTTTGGTGATTATGGTTTAAAGGCAATGCAACCAGGATGGATAACGCAGCGGCAAATAGAAGCGTGTCGTGTTACTCTCAGTAGAATGATGAAGCGTGAGGGAAAACTCTGGATTCGTATTTTTCCATCAAAACCTGTTTCCAAAAAACCTGCGGAAACGCGTATGGGAAGCGGAAAGGGAATCGTAGAATTTTGGGTTGCCTCTGTTGAGCCGGGAAGAATTTTATTTGAACTCGGCGGAGTAACGCGCGAAATAGCAGAAGAAGCGTTTAAGAATGCATCGCATAAACTTCCAATAAGAACAAAAGTTGTATCTCGAATCGGTTTGTAAAATAATAAAAAAATGAAGCCATTGGAAATTCGACAAATGTCGGAAAAAGAATTAACGGAGCGAATTCGTAGCGAAGAAGAAATGCTTGCACAGTTAAAATTTCGACTTGCTACACACCAATTAGAGAGTCCGATAAAAGTCCGCGTAGTGCGTCGCGATATTGCGCGTATGAAAACCATTCTTCGCGAACGCCAACGTGCACAACAGAATAAGAAATAAGCATATACGATGCAAGAAGTTCAACCAAAACGAAAATTACGTAAATTAAGAACGGGCGTTGTTGTAAGCGACGTCAACGAAAAAACTATTGTTGTAAAAATAGAACGTCAAGTGCCACATCCGATTTACCGAAAGTATCAGAAAAAGACTACCAAATTTATGGCGCACGACGAAAAGAACGATGCTCATATAGGAGATACGGTAACAATTATGGAAACTCGTCCCCTCAGCGCGCGGAAACGATGGCGATTGGTAGAAATTGTTAAACGTGCAAAATAATCAAGAAAGTGTACGATGATTCAAGAAGAAACAAATTTAGTAGTCGCAGATAATTCTGGGGCCAAAAAAGTACGGTGTATTCGTATTCTTGGTGGTCATGAAAGACGATATGCAGGAGTTGGTGATGTTATCGTTGTTTCTGTAAAAAGTGCGATTCCCGGAGCAGAAGTTAAAAAAGGAGAAGTGCATAAAGCGGTTGTTGTGCGAACGACAAAAGAAACGAAACGAAAAGACGGTTCATTTATACGATTCGATGACAACGCGGCGGTGATTCTGAACGCGCAAGGAGAACCTCGAGGAACGAGAATATTCGGGCCGGTTGCACGTGAGTTGCGTGATAGACAGTATATGAAAATTATTTCTTTAGCACCAGAAGTTTTGTAATTAAAGACCGATGAAAGTTCATAAAAACGATACAGTAGTTATTGTTGCGGGAAATGACCGAGGGAAAACCGGGCGCATTCTCAAGGTGTTCCGAGATGATTCACGTGTCATTGTTGAAGGAGTGAAAGTTATAACGCGCCATTCGCGAAAAACTCAGAAAAATCCTCAAGGTGGAAGAACGCAACGTGAAGGTCCTATACATGTTTCCAATGTGATGGTTGTTTGTCCAAAATGTAACCAACCATCGAGACTTGGAAGAAAGCAAGTTTCGGATGTTACAACAGGACGCAAAACAATGATGCGTGTTTGCAAAAGTTGTGAAGAAATGTTTTAAACAGAGACAAGAAAACAATGGCGAAAGAAAAAACACAACCGAAAGAAAAATCAAAAGTAGCAACGAAGGATGCGCCGGAAGAAACAATTCCGCCGCGCTTGAAACTATTATGGAAAGATACTATCGTTTCTGCTTTGATGAAGAGATTTGAATTTCATAATATTATGCAGGTTCCGAAGTTAGAACGGATTGCGTTGAATGTTGGCATTGGTAAAGCGATGCAGCAAGACGCCAAAATTCTCGAAGTTGTTACCAAAGAATTAGAACAAATTGTCGGGCAAAAACCGGTCGTAACGAAAGCCAAAAAATCTATTTCTAACTTCAAACTTAGAGAAGGCATGCCCGTTGGAGTGCGCGTAACCTTGCGTGGAGCGCGAATGTATGAATTTCTTGACAGGTTTATTAATATTGCAATACCACGAATCAGAGATTTTCGCGGATTATCTGATAAATCGTTTGATGGACGAGGAAACTATACAACAGCAGTGAAAGAACAAGTAGTATTTCCGGAAATAGATGTTGATAAAGTAACGAAATTATTTGGAATGGATATCACAATAGTAACAACGGCACGCACAGATGAAGAATCGTATGAATTGTTAAAAGCGTTTGGAATGCCGTTTGTAAAGCGTCAACAAATCATTGAAGCAAAGACAGCATAACACGAGAAAGGAAACGTATATTTATGGCGCGATTAGCAATGCGGGAAAAAGCAAAAAAAACACCACGATTCCAAGTTCGCAAACACAACAGATGCAGTATGTGCGGAAGACCGCGTTCGTATATAAGAAGATTTGGTATTTGTCGCTTATGTTTTCGCCATCTTGCATTAGAGGGAAAAATTCCAGGCATTCAAAAAGCCAGTTGGTAATTTTTTCATAACCACGGAGAAGTTTTGATTTTTAAGATTAAGTATGCATTCTGACCCAATAGCAGATTATTTAACGAGAGTACGAAATGCGTTACGCGCAGGACGAAAAGTTGTTGATATTCCATCTTCAAATGTAAAGCGTTCTATATCCGACGTGCTCATGAAGCAAAAATTTATTGATAGTTACGAAGTTATCAACGATACTTCAAAAAAAACTATTCGAATTAAGTTAAAGTATTTTGAAGGACAATCGGTTATTTCTGGATTGCGCAGAATCAGCAAACCCGGACTTCGAATTTACAGTTCATCAGACGAATTGCCCCGCGTAATGAATGGCTTAGGCATTTCTATTGTTTCCACTTCAAAAGGCGTGCTGTCCGATAAAGATGCGCGAGCAATTGGAGTCGGCGGCGAAGTGTTGTGCTACATTTGGTAACTAAATTGAATCAGTAAAAGAATATGTCTCGTATAGGTCGAAAACCGATAGCAATTCCATCGGGTGTTGAGATAAAAAAAACAGGAACCTTGCTTTCCGTCAAAGGTCCAAAAGGAACGCTTTCTGCGAATGTACACATGTCGGTCAATGTAGAACAAAACAAGAATGAGTTATTTTGTACGGTTTCGGAAACGACAAAATTTGTTAAAGCGTTGCATGGATTATGGCGAGCCAATCTCAATAATATGATACTTGGTGTAACCAATGGGCATGAAAAAAAATTGGAAATCATTGGCGTTGGATATAAAGCGGAAATCCTAGGAAAACGCATACGACTTTTGTTAGGTTTTTCGCACCCGATATTACTTTCGGTACCGGATGGAATTACTATTAAAACACCGACACCAACTTCTATCGTTATCAATGGTGCAGATAAAACATTGGTTGGTCAAGTAGCGGCAAAAATACGTTCGTTTCGTCCGCCAGAACCATATAAAGGAAAAGGCGTTCGTTATGCGGGTGAATACGTTCGTAAGAAAGCAGGAAAAGCAGCGGCAACCGCAGGAAAGTAATTTTTGAAGAATATTTTTTTAGTAGTATGATTATCAAAAGCCGCAGTATTGCGAGACGAAAAATTCAAGTGCGTGTTCGAAAGAAAATTTCCGGAACGTCAGAGCGACCAAGATTATGTGTCTATCGAAGTTTGCTACATATCTATGCGCAAATAATAGATGATACTATGGGAAATACGCTTTGCTCAACGTCAACTCTTTCTCCATCGCTTTCGGAACAATTGAAAGAAGTCAAAGGAAAGATGAACATATCCAAGATAGTTGGAAAAGAAATTGCACGAGTTGCATTGGAAAAAAACATCACACGCGTTGTGTTTGACCGAAGTGGATATTTATTCCACGGGAATATAAAATCGCTTGCTGATGGCGCGCGCGAAGGTGGATTGAAGTTTTAAAATACGCATAACAAGTTGAGAATACAATCTCCGCGAAAGTATGTTGTCGTTGCCGAGTCGTCTAATGGCAGGACACCGGCCTTTGGAGCCGTTTGTGGAGGTTCGAATCCTCCCTCGGCAGCATAAGAATATTATTTTCAAATAACTCTTTAAAAAGAAAAACAACATTGTTACGAATAAAAGCAAATGAACTGAATTTGAGAGACCGTTTAGTTCACGTTGGACGAACGACGAAAGTAGTCAAAGGTGGCAAACGTATGGGATTTAGTGCTATTGTAGTTGTTGGCGACGGCAATGGGCACATTGGCGTTGGTCTTGGGAAGGCGCGCGAAGTAAGTAATGCAATCGCAAAAGGAAATGAAGATGCGAGAAAAAATATTGTAAAAGTACATATTCTCAAAGGCACTGTTCCTCATACAGTCATTGGGAAATATGGTGCGGCGCGAGTGATGTTGAAGCCGGCATCACCGGGAACGGGAATTATTGCAGGGGGCGGAGTTCGCGCAGTTGTTGAATCTGCCGGCATTAAAGATATACTTACGAAATCCGTAGGCGTTTCTCAAAATCCTCACAATATTGTAAAAGCAACTTTAAATGCATTAATGACGTGTGTTGACCCGTTGACTGTTTCTCAGCGCCGTGGGATTTCGTTGAAAGAATTGTTTGGAACAATACGAAAACCAAATATTGAAACTGCGCTTGAAGCGGAAGAAACAACGGTAAATTAAGTGTACAATTATGTCGGAAAAGAAAATTAAAATTACACAAACTAAAAGTATTGCAGATACGTTGGATAACCACAAACGCACTATTATTGCACTTGGTTTAGGTCGCCCAAACTACTCAGTGATTAAAAACGATACTCCCCAAATACGTGGAATGGTAAAGAGAGTAAGTTACTTAGTGAGAGTTGAAGAAGTAGCATAGGTAATATTTCTAAAAGATTTTTATATGTCAAATATTTTAAGCAATCTACGCCCGGCTAAAGGTGCGATAAAAAAACGTAAGCGAATTGGGCGAGGACAAGGAAGCGGTCACGGTGGAACATCAACACGCGGGCATAAAGGACAGCATTCAACAACTGGCGGGAAAAAACTGAAAGCGTGGTTTGAAGGCGGTCAGATGCCGTTGGTACGTCGTATTCCGAAGTTTGGTTTCAATAATCCGTTTCGAGTCGAATACCAAATCGTCAATGTTTCGCGGTTAGAAGAATTATCGGATGCTGGAAAATTTTCGGATGGAAACGTAACGCCGGAAATTCTTTTTGCAACAGGTGCGGTTGCGAAAAGAACGACGCCGATAAAAATTCTTGGCGATGGCGATTTGAAAACAAAACTTACTGTTTCTGCCAACGCATTCAGTAAGTCAGCAAAAGAAAAAATTATCGCAGCAGGCGGAACGATAACAGAGATATAATTTCCAATGGCAACGCAATTACGAGAAAGTTTTCGGAATATTTTTAAGATTGAAGAATTACGGATTCGAATTCTTTATACGCTTTTTATTCTATTTATCGTTCGAGTTGGTGCGCATATAACACTTCCGGGAATTGATACAACAATACTTGAAAAAGCGGTTGCCCAAAGCCGTAGTTCAAATACGCTTTTTGGTTTATATGATTTATTTGTCGGAGGCGCATTTTCCAACGCCGCAATTTTTGCGTTGGGAATAATGCCGTATATCAGTTCTTCCATTGTTATTCAGTTACTTGGCGCAGTGTTTCCGTACTTCCAAAAACTATCGAAAGAAGGTGGAGAAGAAGGAAGAAATAAACTCAATCAGTATACGCGCTATGGAACGGTGCTCATTTCTCTGATGCAGGGATGGGGTGTAAGTCAATATTTGTTAAGTTTGCACTCAGATGGGCAAACGATCATTGCCGACGGAACAAGTGAATTCGTGTTCGTAGTCAGTACGGTTATCGTGCTTACTGCTTCAACAATTTTTATTATGTGGTTAGGAGAACGCGTAACGGAACGGGGTATTGGTAACGGTATATCATTGATAATTTTTGTCGGAATAATAGCGCAGTTTCCGATTTCATTATGGGAAGAATTTCAACTTGTTGCCACTGGAAATCGAGGACTTATTGTCGAAATGATAATTCTTGTGTTGATGTTTTTTATTATTGCCGGTGTCGTAATGGTTACGCAAGGAACACGAAGAATTCCCGTGCAATATGCAAAACGTGTTGTTGGGAAAAGAATGTACGGAGGCGTAACACAGTATATTCCGATGAAAGTAATAGCCGCAGGAGTAATGCCGATTATTTTTGCACAAGCGATTATGTTTATCCCATCAACGGTGTTCACATTTTTCCCCGATTCCGATAGTGCATTTATGCAAACACTGCAGTCGCATTTTTCCTATACATCATTTACGTATTCGTTTATTTATGCAGTATTGATTGTCTTCTTTACGTATTTTTATACGGCGGTAATTTTCAACCCGAAAGATGTTGCAGATAATATGCAAAAACAAGGCGGATTTATTCCTGGGATTCGTCCGGGCAAACATACATCGGATTTTATTGACGGCGTACTGACCAAAATTACACTTCCCGGTTCAATTTTTCTTGCCATCATCGCCATTCTTCCAGCATTTATGGTACGCTTTGGAGTAAGTAGCAATTTTGCAAGTTTCTTCGGCGGAACAAGTTTGCTTATTATTGTTGGCGTTGCATTAGATACGCTGCAGCAAATAGAGTCGCACTTATTGATGCGTCATTATGATGGTTTTATGAAAGGCGGAAAGATTCGCGGAAGACGTGGATAATGAGGAGGGTGTATGGGGAAAATCATCCTCAAGACACAGCGCGAAATTGAATTAATGCGCGAAAGCGGAAGGATTGTTTCTGCGGCGTTGCGATTGTTAGAAGGATTTATTAAACCGGGAGTTACAACAAAAGAATTGGATGTCATTGCTGACGATTTTATTTCTTCCGAAGGTGGAATTCCGATTTTCAAAGGATATACAAAGGGTGGAAAAGGAAGATTCCCGGCAAGCATTTGCACATCGGTTGATGATGTCGTAGTTCACGGAATCCCTTCTTCGCATCGCAGACTTCAGGAAGGAGAAATTGTATCGCTTGATGTCGGAGTAATAAAAAACGGATATGTTGCTGATGGTGCGTGGACTTTTGCAGTAGGTTCAATTTCTCCGGAGAAAGAACGTTTGATGCGTATTACGCAAGAAGCGCTCTTTGTTGGAATAGAAAAAGCAATTGCGTATAAACAACTTCACGATATATCTTCTGCTGTGCAACAGTATGTAGAAAACAATGGTTATTCAGTCGTTCGGGATTTAGTTGGACACGGAGTCGGTCGCACGCTCCACGAAGACCCGCCGGTTCCTAATTTTGGAAAACAAGGTGAAGGTCCGAAAATGCATGTAGGGATGACGATAGCAATTGAACCTATGGTCAACAGTGGAAGTCCTAAAGTTTATACTGACGGCGATGGTTGGTCGGTTCGGACGGAAGACGGATTGCCATCAGCGCACTTTGAACATACGGTTGCAATAACAAACGGGCAACCAGATATTTTAACTTTATAAAAAATATTGCGTTATGGGAAAGCAAGGTCCTATCCGAATGGATGGAGTTATCAAAGACACACTACCCAATGCTTCATTCAACGTTGAACTGGAAAATGGACATATCGTACACGTACATATTTCCGGAAAAATGCGAATGAATTACATTAAAATCCTTGTCGGCGATAAAGTAACAGTAGAATTATCGCCGTACGATTTAACACGCGGAAGAATTATCTACCGATATAAATAAACATAAACGTTATGAAAGTTCGTTCATCTGTAAAAAAAATTTGCGAAAATTGCAAAATCATTCGACGTAATGGAGTTGTGCGTGTCATTTGTAAAAATCCCAAACACAAACAACGTCAAGGATAATTTTTTCATTTTAATAAGCAACAGTAAACAATGGCTCGTATTGCAGGAGTAGATTTACCTAAAAATAAACGTTCGATAGTCGGTTTAACCTATATCTATGGAATAAGCACATCAAGCGCAAAGAAAATTCTTGCCGCCGCCGGTGTTCCGGAATCAACAAAAATCGGCGAACTGGATGATAAACAGATAACCAAAATTCGTCAAATCATCACCGGTGAATACAAGGTTGAAGGAGCATTACGCAGCGAAGCGCAGATGCGCATCAAGCGTTTGATGGATATTAATACCTATCGCGGATTACGACATCGCAAAGGATTACCCGTGCGCGGACAACGAACACGCACGAACTCCCGCACACGCAAAGGAAAGCGAAAAACAGTTGCTGGCAAAAAGAAAGCATTAGCGAAGAAATAATTTTTAATCTGAAGTTTTATAGTATCTACACATGTCCACGGTAACAAAAAAGAAAAAGAAAACTCTTGCGGATGTGAATGGCAAAGTTTTTGTTAAAGCCACATTCAATAATGTTCACGTAACCATTACGGATATTTACGGTAATGTTGTAAGTTGGTCCACTGCGGGAAGAAACGGCTTTAAAGGTTCACGGAAAAATACACCGTATGCAGCGCAAGTTTCTGCAGAAGCCGCCGCAAAAGAAGCATTCGATGCAGGGCTTCGGAAAGTAGAAGTGTATGTTAAAGGACCAGGTTCTGGAAGGGAAGCGGCGATTCGTTCTATGTTCACTGCGGGTTTGGAGATAACGCAAATTCGGGATATTACGCCAATGCCTCACAACGGTTGTCGTCCGCCGAAAAAGAGACGAGTATAATTTTTTTCTAACGATTTGAAATAAGTTTTTTTTTGACAACATTCATTTATGGCAAGATATACTGACCCTTGTTGCAGATTGTGCCGCAGAGAGAACCAAAAGTTATTCTTAAAAGGTACACGATGCTTTACAGAAAAATGTCCCGTTGACCGTCGAGGAGTTCCTCCGGGACAACATGCATTGGAACGAAAGCGGGCAAAAGTTTCTGAATATGGAGTTCAACTTCGAGAGAAACAGAAGATTCGTACGTTCTATGGTATATTGG is part of the Ignavibacteria bacterium genome and harbors:
- a CDS encoding 50S ribosomal protein L6; its protein translation is MSRIGRKPIAIPSGVEIKKTGTLLSVKGPKGTLSANVHMSVNVEQNKNELFCTVSETTKFVKALHGLWRANLNNMILGVTNGHEKKLEIIGVGYKAEILGKRIRLLLGFSHPILLSVPDGITIKTPTPTSIVINGADKTLVGQVAAKIRSFRPPEPYKGKGVRYAGEYVRKKAGKAAATAGK
- a CDS encoding type Z 30S ribosomal protein S14, which produces MARLAMREKAKKTPRFQVRKHNRCSMCGRPRSYIRRFGICRLCFRHLALEGKIPGIQKASW
- the rpsH gene encoding 30S ribosomal protein S8, with amino-acid sequence MHSDPIADYLTRVRNALRAGRKVVDIPSSNVKRSISDVLMKQKFIDSYEVINDTSKKTIRIKLKYFEGQSVISGLRRISKPGLRIYSSSDELPRVMNGLGISIVSTSKGVLSDKDARAIGVGGEVLCYIW
- the rpsC gene encoding 30S ribosomal protein S3, whose product is MGQKTHPIGFRLGGIRSWDSNWYSSKKEFSHQLQEDLNLRKYVFNRLKKAGVGRVLIERKAKRLEVTIFTSRPGIVIGRSGKDIQLLEGELCKISNKEIKVLIQEIKRPELDATLVGEQIAQQIEGRVTVRRAMKGAMMAAMRMGAMGIRVMCSGRLGGAEIARAEQYKEGRIPLGTLRSDIDFYRATANTVYGAIGVKVWICRGDILEVKRDTN
- the rplB gene encoding 50S ribosomal protein L2, translating into MGIRQLKPNTPGTRHAILPTFDEITKSYPEKSLIKILPSTGGRNNNGHITSRHRGGRHKRFYRIIDFKREKRGVAAKVTAIEYDPNRNARIALLLYADGARAYILAPDGLKTDAEVFAGPDADIKVGNALPLSKIPVGTFVHNIELKPGKGGQLARSAGTSAQLIAKENEKIQIKLPSGRVVTVSENCYATVGIVGNLDHFNISYGKAGRIRWLGIRPQSRGVVQNPVDHPHGGGEGKSPQGNPHPVSPWGWKTKGYKTVRKKNK
- the rplN gene encoding 50S ribosomal protein L14; the encoded protein is MIQEETNLVVADNSGAKKVRCIRILGGHERRYAGVGDVIVVSVKSAIPGAEVKKGEVHKAVVVRTTKETKRKDGSFIRFDDNAAVILNAQGEPRGTRIFGPVARELRDRQYMKIISLAPEVL
- the rpsK gene encoding 30S ribosomal protein S11 produces the protein MSTVTKKKKKTLADVNGKVFVKATFNNVHVTITDIYGNVVSWSTAGRNGFKGSRKNTPYAAQVSAEAAAKEAFDAGLRKVEVYVKGPGSGREAAIRSMFTAGLEITQIRDITPMPHNGCRPPKKRRV
- the secY gene encoding preprotein translocase subunit SecY is translated as MATQLRESFRNIFKIEELRIRILYTLFILFIVRVGAHITLPGIDTTILEKAVAQSRSSNTLFGLYDLFVGGAFSNAAIFALGIMPYISSSIVIQLLGAVFPYFQKLSKEGGEEGRNKLNQYTRYGTVLISLMQGWGVSQYLLSLHSDGQTIIADGTSEFVFVVSTVIVLTASTIFIMWLGERVTERGIGNGISLIIFVGIIAQFPISLWEEFQLVATGNRGLIVEMIILVLMFFIIAGVVMVTQGTRRIPVQYAKRVVGKRMYGGVTQYIPMKVIAAGVMPIIFAQAIMFIPSTVFTFFPDSDSAFMQTLQSHFSYTSFTYSFIYAVLIVFFTYFYTAVIFNPKDVADNMQKQGGFIPGIRPGKHTSDFIDGVLTKITLPGSIFLAIIAILPAFMVRFGVSSNFASFFGGTSLLIIVGVALDTLQQIESHLLMRHYDGFMKGGKIRGRRG
- the rpmD gene encoding 50S ribosomal protein L30: MSEKKIKITQTKSIADTLDNHKRTIIALGLGRPNYSVIKNDTPQIRGMVKRVSYLVRVEEVA
- a CDS encoding 50S ribosomal protein L29, whose product is MKPLEIRQMSEKELTERIRSEEEMLAQLKFRLATHQLESPIKVRVVRRDIARMKTILRERQRAQQNKK
- the rpsM gene encoding 30S ribosomal protein S13, producing MARIAGVDLPKNKRSIVGLTYIYGISTSSAKKILAAAGVPESTKIGELDDKQITKIRQIITGEYKVEGALRSEAQMRIKRLMDINTYRGLRHRKGLPVRGQRTRTNSRTRKGKRKTVAGKKKALAKK
- the rplE gene encoding 50S ribosomal protein L5; the protein is MAKEKTQPKEKSKVATKDAPEETIPPRLKLLWKDTIVSALMKRFEFHNIMQVPKLERIALNVGIGKAMQQDAKILEVVTKELEQIVGQKPVVTKAKKSISNFKLREGMPVGVRVTLRGARMYEFLDRFINIAIPRIRDFRGLSDKSFDGRGNYTTAVKEQVVFPEIDVDKVTKLFGMDITIVTTARTDEESYELLKAFGMPFVKRQQIIEAKTA
- the rplP gene encoding 50S ribosomal protein L16; this encodes MLAPKRVKYRKEQRGRMKGIATRGAYLSFGDYGLKAMQPGWITQRQIEACRVTLSRMMKREGKLWIRIFPSKPVSKKPAETRMGSGKGIVEFWVASVEPGRILFELGGVTREIAEEAFKNASHKLPIRTKVVSRIGL
- a CDS encoding 50S ribosomal protein L22, which produces MEARAIKRYTNSSPRKMMLIVDMIRGKNVEEALTMLHFSTKHASKVCEKTLRSAVSNLQQKEEKTRISSEQLYVKEAYVNQAPTLRRILPAPMGRAFRIRKRSHHLTLVVADIQSKKGKK
- the rpsS gene encoding 30S ribosomal protein S19, encoding MSRSIKKGPFVDPKLEKKVKAISGGQKKVIKTWSRASTITPDFIGHTFAIHNGNKFIPVYIHEGMVGHKLGEFAPTRIFRGHPGMKSEATTKA
- a CDS encoding 50S ribosomal protein L24 is translated as MKVHKNDTVVIVAGNDRGKTGRILKVFRDDSRVIVEGVKVITRHSRKTQKNPQGGRTQREGPIHVSNVMVVCPKCNQPSRLGRKQVSDVTTGRKTMMRVCKSCEEMF
- the rpsQ gene encoding 30S ribosomal protein S17 — encoded protein: MQEVQPKRKLRKLRTGVVVSDVNEKTIVVKIERQVPHPIYRKYQKKTTKFMAHDEKNDAHIGDTVTIMETRPLSARKRWRLVEIVKRAK
- a CDS encoding 50S ribosomal protein L15, which produces MSNILSNLRPAKGAIKKRKRIGRGQGSGHGGTSTRGHKGQHSTTGGKKLKAWFEGGQMPLVRRIPKFGFNNPFRVEYQIVNVSRLEELSDAGKFSDGNVTPEILFATGAVAKRTTPIKILGDGDLKTKLTVSANAFSKSAKEKIIAAGGTITEI
- the rpmJ gene encoding 50S ribosomal protein L36, producing MKVRSSVKKICENCKIIRRNGVVRVICKNPKHKQRQG
- the infA gene encoding translation initiation factor IF-1; the protein is MGKQGPIRMDGVIKDTLPNASFNVELENGHIVHVHISGKMRMNYIKILVGDKVTVELSPYDLTRGRIIYRYK
- a CDS encoding 50S ribosomal protein L18 yields the protein MIIKSRSIARRKIQVRVRKKISGTSERPRLCVYRSLLHIYAQIIDDTMGNTLCSTSTLSPSLSEQLKEVKGKMNISKIVGKEIARVALEKNITRVVFDRSGYLFHGNIKSLADGAREGGLKF
- a CDS encoding 30S ribosomal protein S5, with product MLRIKANELNLRDRLVHVGRTTKVVKGGKRMGFSAIVVVGDGNGHIGVGLGKAREVSNAIAKGNEDARKNIVKVHILKGTVPHTVIGKYGAARVMLKPASPGTGIIAGGGVRAVVESAGIKDILTKSVGVSQNPHNIVKATLNALMTCVDPLTVSQRRGISLKELFGTIRKPNIETALEAEETTVN
- the map gene encoding type I methionyl aminopeptidase gives rise to the protein MGKIILKTQREIELMRESGRIVSAALRLLEGFIKPGVTTKELDVIADDFISSEGGIPIFKGYTKGGKGRFPASICTSVDDVVVHGIPSSHRRLQEGEIVSLDVGVIKNGYVADGAWTFAVGSISPEKERLMRITQEALFVGIEKAIAYKQLHDISSAVQQYVENNGYSVVRDLVGHGVGRTLHEDPPVPNFGKQGEGPKMHVGMTIAIEPMVNSGSPKVYTDGDGWSVRTEDGLPSAHFEHTVAITNGQPDILTL